Proteins encoded together in one Balaenoptera ricei isolate mBalRic1 chromosome 2, mBalRic1.hap2, whole genome shotgun sequence window:
- the LGALS3 gene encoding galectin-3: MADSFSLNDALPGSGNPNPQGWPGAWGNQPAGAGGYPGASYPGAYPGQAPPGPYPGQGPPGGYPGQAPPGAYPGPTAPGYPGPTAPGYPGPTAPGYPGPAAPGAYPGPGVYPPPGQPSAPGAYPAAGPYGSPSGPLNVPYDLPFSGGVMPRMLITILGTVKPNANRLALDFKTGNDVAFHFNPRFNEDNRRVIVCNSKLNNNWGKEERQTVFPFESGKPFKIQVLVEADHFKVAVNDAHLLQYSHRVKNLREISKLGISGDINLTSASHTMI, from the exons ATGGCAGACAGTTTTTCG CTTAACGATGCCTTACCTGGGTCTGGAAACCCAAACCCTCAAGGGTGGCCTGGTGCATGGGGAAACCAGCCTGCCGGGGCAGGAGGCTACCCAGGAGCATCCTATCCTGGGGCCTACCCCGGACAGGCACCACCCGGCCCCTACCCTGGCCAGGGACCTCCTGGGGGTTACCCAGGCCAGGCACCTCCAGGGGCCTACCCTGGCCCAACTGCACCTGGTTATCCTGGACCAACTGCACCTGGTTATCCTGGCCCAACTGCACCTGGTTATCCTGGACCAGCTGCACCAGGTGCCTACCCCGGGCCTGGGGTCTACCCACCTCCTGGACAGCCAAGTGCTCCTGGAGCCTACCCTGCTGCTGGCCCTTACGGCAGCCCTTCTGGACCCCTG AATGTGCCTTATGACCTGCCTTTTTCTGGAGGAGTCATGCCTCGCATGCTGATAACAATCCTGGGCACAGTAAAGCCCAATGCAAACAG ACTTGCTTTAGATTTCAAGACAGGGAATGATGTCGCCTTCCATTTTAACCCACGCTTCAATGAGGACAACAGGAGAGTCATCGTTTGTAATTCGAAGCTGAATAATAactgggggaaggaagaaagacagaCGGTTTTCCCATTTGAAAGTGGTAAACCTTTCAAA ATACAAGTCCTGGTTGAAGCTGACCACTTCAAGGTTGCGGTCAATGACGCTCACTTGTTGCAGTACAGTCATCGGGTGAAAAATCTCAGGGAAATCAGCAAACTGGGAATTTCTGGTGACATAAATCTCACCAGTGCTTCGCACACCATGATATAA